One segment of Carya illinoinensis cultivar Pawnee chromosome 1, C.illinoinensisPawnee_v1, whole genome shotgun sequence DNA contains the following:
- the LOC122300820 gene encoding WAS/WASL-interacting protein family member 3-like has protein sequence MEEEEDTPFWLQNTDNLHRRRRRRSSSSSLFLNSGLLLVILFVIALFFFFKVIPSFLSFTSQVFRPHLVKKSWDSLNLVLVLFAIACGFLSRNTNNNNDTTSSYEDPSISNSSQEAYNKSNPSTPHRWYEYADRTASQNYNNLRRLRSSSSYPDLRQESAWATEHDRGRSYDDTDVSNYRILGSDQMHYPQPRREHREEEEDEYSETKTISVDTFVVRKMELSSDSPPPPPQATEGPSPPPPHTPPNVVKRGAKRTSYQAIGEHRDVEIENQGRNYSEAVENLQPSPTSPPPPVSQQAEQTNTGRKNERKRSSGGSSSGSKDSPVFQQAEQTATGSKNEKKRSSGGSSGTKDFFSSLRRRKKKPRQKSVENFDTLLNPQPASSYPLHPPPSPPPPPPPPPPPPSSSSVFHNLFSSKKGKTKKVNYVPPPNPPPPPPPVAKTARAASKTKSGSRPITASKPPLPVKSSSVNGGDENMSSGNESPLVQIPRPPPPPPFKMPGWKFAVQGDFVRIKSNTSSRSVSPDLDDDGEAGSTKGAVGTEGGDATTPPMFCPSPDVDSKADNFIARFRAGLKLEKMNSINEKQSRGRSNLGPEQSSSTDTAQGSGPKLRV, from the coding sequence atggaagaagaggaagacacCCCATTTTGGCTACAAAACACCGACAATTTGCaccgccgccgccgccgccgTAGCAGTTCATCGTCTCTCTTCCTCAACTCCGGTCTTCTTCTTGTAATATTGTTTGTGATagcccttttctttttcttcaaagtAATTCCTTCGTTTCTCTCTTTCACCTCCCAAGTATTTAGACCACATCTAGTGAAGAAAAGCTGGGATTCCCTCAATCTAGTGCTCGTTCTTTTCGCCATTGCTTGCGGATTCCTCAGTAGAAATACAAACAACAATAACGACACCACGAGCTCCTACGAAGATCCAAGCATTTCCAATTCATCGCAAGAGGCTTATAATAAGTCAAATCCATCCACCCCGCACCGATGGTACGAATATGCAGATCGGACGGCTAGCCAGAACTATAACAACCTCCGAAGGTTAAGGAGCAGCAGTTCGTACCCTGATCTGCGTCAAGAGTCTGCATGGGCGACAGAACATGATCGGGGGCGATCTTACGATGATACCGACGTCAGTAATTACCGGATTCTTGGATCGGATCAGATGCATTATCCCCAGCCTCGGCGAGAGCatcgagaagaagaagaagatgaatacTCGGAGACGAAAACTATATCAGTGGACACTTTTGTGGTCCGTAAAATGGAACTTTCATCAGATTCGCCTCCTCCGCCACCTCAGGCTACTGAGGGTCCATCACCGCCGCCGCCGCATACGCCGCCAAATGTGGTTAAGCGCGGAGCAAAGAGAACATCTTATCAAGCTATTGGTGAACACCGCGATGTAGAGATTGAAAATCAGGGAAGAAATTATTCGGAAGCAGTCGAAAATTTGCAACCTTCACCAACATCACCACCCCCTCCAGTGTCTCAACAAGCGGAGCAAACGAACACCGGCCGCAAGAATGAGAGGAAGAGATCGTCAGGAGGCTCTTCTTCTGGCTCCAAAGACTCTCCAGTGTTTCAACAAGCGGAGCAAACGGCCACCGGCAGCAAGAATGAGAAGAAGAGATCGTCAGGAGGCTCTTCTGGCACCAAAGATTTCTTCAGCTCactgaggaggaggaagaagaaaccaAGACAAAAGAGCGTCGAAAACTTCGACACTTTACTAAACCCCCAACCCGCTTCTTCTTATCCTTTACATCCCCCACCATCGCCGCCTCCTCCTCCGCCTCCGCCGCCTCCTCCGCCTTCATCTTCATCAGTCTTTCACAATCTGTTCTCTTCCAAAAAGGGAAAGACCAAGAAAGTGAATTATGTTCCACCACCGAATCCGCCACCGCCGCCACCACCAGTAGCTAAGACAGCGCGAGCAGCGTCAAAAACCAAATCTGGAAGTAGGCCAATCACGGCCAGCAAACCTCCGCTGCCGGTTAAGTCGAGCAGTGTCAATGGTGGCGATGAAAATATGAGTTCCGGTAATGAGTCGCCGCTCGTTCAGATACCGCGaccgccgccgccgccgccaTTCAAAATGCCAGGTTGGAAATTCGCGGTGCAAGGTGACTTTGTCAGGATAAAAAGCAATACTAGTTCACGCAGCGTTTCGCCGGACCTAGATGATGATGGGGAGGCTGGTTCTACGAAAGGCGCAGTTGGCACTGAGGGGGGAGATGCAACGACACCACCAATGTTCTGTCCGAGCCCGGATGTTGACTCCAAGGCAGATAACTTCATTGCAAGGTTTAGAGCTGGCTTGAAGTTGGAGAAGATGAATTCTATCAATGAGAAGCAGAGCAGGGGAAGGTCTAATCTCGGGCCAGAACAAAGCTCAAGTACAGATACTGCACAAGGATCAGGCCCAAAGTTAAGAGTTTGA
- the LOC122281046 gene encoding uncharacterized protein LOC122281046, translating into MDQRLSTDAVDYRNGDYTKIKDEENPQLGMFDKPLPLFGCGIGWFLLLLGFACPLMWYYAAILYFRRYYHKDPRERDGLAANAVAASICTVAAVITAAVILLLKLCF; encoded by the exons ATGGATCAGA GACTCTCAACCGATGCAGTGGACTACAGAAATGGTGACTACACCAAAATTAAAGATGAAGAGAACCCTCAGTTGGGAATGTTTGATAAGCCTCTTCCTTTATTTGGCTGTGGAATTGGATGGTTTTT ACTTCTGCTAGGATTTGCATGCCCACTGATGTGGTACTATGCTGCAATTCTCTACTTTCGAAGGTACTATCACAAGGATCCAAGGGAGCGAGATGGACTTGCTGCCAATGCAGTAGCT GCTTCGATATGTACAGTTGCTGCAGTAATTACAGCTGCCGTTATTCTGTTGCTAAAATTATGCTTTTAG
- the LOC122300826 gene encoding uncharacterized protein LOC122300826 gives MQIRTFRAFTFGVSNPDRPVLQKKKESTKRCVLQKKRPLSPFSSSRPAFPSPISQSSLSLSLSLSLSLSLSLSPAEFLLPACHSNLQSAICAPSCTRHPTISYTPPVAYRRCQGLAPQATPPQSFAVSSCCSSRRNPRAQPPLPSQLPAPPSHSATASKMDPTKEVIPGETTMDDANESSQGQGIPPLPPNVSAKTEESKTTLGWKAKDGGSSSGGLVPIAFSIEACRQTLV, from the exons ATGCAAATCCGGACCTTTAGAGCATTTACATTCGGTGTATCAAA CCCAGACCGCCCggttttacaaaagaaaaaagaaagcacCAAACGGTGCGTTTTACAAAAGAAGAGGCCCCTAAGCCCCTTTTCTTCTTCCCGCCCCGCGTTTCCTTCCCCAATCTCCCAGtcctcgctctctctctctctctctctctctctctctctctctctctctctctctcctgctgAATTCCTATTGCCCGCTTGCCACTCCAACCTGCAGTCCGCCATCTGTGCCCCGTCGTGTACTCGCCATCCGACTATCAGTTATACACCG CCCGTCGCTTATCGCCGCTGTCAAGGCCTTGCTCCACAGGCCACACCGCCGCAATCCTTTGCGGTCTCCAGTTGCTGCTCGTCACGCCG AAACCCTAGAGCGCAGCCCCCGTTGCCGTCACAGCTCCCAGCTCCTCCGTCGCACAGTGCCACTGCATCCAAG atggaCCCTACAAAAGAAGTGATTCCAGGAGAGACTACCATGGATGATGCTAATGAGTCATCACAAGGGCAAGGCATTCCTCCACTCCCACCCAATGTAAGTGCTAAGACGGAGGAGTCCAAAACTACTCTAGGTTGGAAGGCCAAGGATGGAGGAAGTAGTAGTGGGGGACTTGTGCCCATAGCATTTAGTATTGAGGCTTGTAGACAAACCTTAGTATAG
- the LOC122281083 gene encoding DNA-directed RNA polymerase I subunit rpa49-like codes for MNADPEESHLAANNDIPKKKKKKKHRERPASPPPSPTVQAQVQVIHEDPQKASPFVGYFPSGYDPSKNYDRNNSLETESPSVTVYRSQKWPKRFQLVVSPTRSNVDFVGTNYSGEAMAGQQCRYALGVFDKETQSLKIAPVACGKIFRLEPKVRGLDVADEEPESTVKEELSAQQRVYKMRELTNLYGTKKSIKEAKKKHALNQEDDPNSQKELDGKIKEVKINKEALESTDAHIARNVPPYDASATSPQEAYPLDKIILKGEWGFLEDIFELLQIGAEVASDTYPTFVYNRIHKLQEIQDEVEKRTLSCIFSYVTHLIKFKDQHSMDGVSSAKGHKIPSILFQKFSTMFSPVSKRLSAEKNDLLISYVLVLTLYADEFRTDPSDIAKDLRTSSIKLRVHYEHLGCKLSRQNNLILFTLPLPLQFPMVRQKRRR; via the exons ATGAACGCAGACCCAGAAGAATCCCACCTAGCCGCAAACAATGAcatcccaaaaaagaaaaagaaaaagaagcatcGCGAGCGACCAGCATCGCCACCACCATCGCCAACGGTCCAAGCGCAAGTTCAAGTCATCCATGAAGACCcacaaaaggcatcaccttttGTTGGCTACTTCCCCTCCGGTTACGACCCCAGCAAAAATTACGATAGGAATAATTCTCTGGAAACTGAGTCGCCTAGTGTTACGGTTTATCGGAGCCAGAAGTGGCCCAAGAGGTTCCAGCTCGTGGTGAGCCCAACTAGGTCCAATGTGGATTTCGTTGGGACCAACTATTCCGGCGAGGCCATGGCTGGACAGCAGTGTAGGTACGCACTTGGGGTGTTTGACAAAGAGACCCAGAGCTTGAAGATTGCGCCTGTTGCTTGTGGCAAG ataTTTAGATTAGAACCTAAAGTCAGAGGGTTAGACGTTGCTGATGAGGAACCTGAAAGCACAGTGAAGGAAGAGCTTTCTGCACAACAGAGGGTATACAAAATGAGAGAGCTTACTAATCTTTATGGAACAAAGAAGTCAATAAAGGAG GCAAAAAAGAAGCACGCTTTGAACCAAGAAGATGATCCCAATTCCCAAAAGGAGCTGGATGGGAAAATCAAAGAAGTAAAGATAAACAAGGAGGCTCTTGAAAGTACTGATGCCCATATTGCCCGCAATGTTCCCCCATATGATGCTTCTGCCACTTCGCCCCAGGAGGCTTATCCTCTAGACAAGATCATCCTTAAGGGAGAATGGGGTTTCCTTGAAGATATTTTTGAGCTTTTGCAAATAGGAGCAGAAGTAGCCTCTGATACTTACCCAACCTTTGTCTACAATAGAATCCATAAATTGCAGGAGATTCAG GATGAGGTGGAGAAGAGAACACTTTCTTGCATATTCTCATACGTCACTCATCTAATTAAGTTCAAAGACCAGCATTCCATGGATGGTGTTTCCTCTGCAAAGGGCCACAAAATTCCAAGTATTCTGTTCCAGAAGTTCTCAACCATGTTCTCTCCAGTGTCAAAAAGGTTGTCAGCCGAGAAAAATGATCTTCTCATCAGTTATGTCTTGGTACTCACTCTATATGCTGATGAATTTCGAACCGACCCATCTGATATTGCAAAGGATCTGAGAACGAGTTCAATAAAATTGAGGGTGCATTATGAGCATTTGGGTTGCAAGCTCTCGCGGCAGAACAACTTGATTTTGTTTACCCTTCCTTTGCCTCTCCAATTTCCAATGGTTAGGCAAAAGCGGCGACGATAG